A stretch of the Synechocystis sp. PCC 7338 genome encodes the following:
- a CDS encoding DUF5777 family beta-barrel protein, whose product MTFNKPAQMLGLLGTWLMLGGWSSDTDHHSISSPPALADLSLVPNEKIPPIFTPNNYYSSTTSLSLATLLSQRPSLSGDRSILIVEEEEDNFAVLQAVTLTIDNVILHINGQQTAAELTLDSRTNRLALVVEGVKLADSIPINQDNAGPDGTLMKRRLKIKQLDRGVVEVSLNAQEQSWAVRFHSQGLLLAPTAIASTGETLEVREEVSQGELSTEETLMVSEATTIGGETEATSVETTVTESAQNAATEESSGLNQTNELDIVTGPIEPTTSSEVSTTEVLATQIENNGSQEKVEVVQTDQIEAPEVNITETETLDTVEFVQEEMVEESTPEESEITTPLLRQPLRILNLPTANQLLQGQVLGTFGQTQTFGGPGTGNQTYFIYADWGLTNDLQVGWSFMYNDDPTYNAVNGSFIEQLYQSTGPNLKYNIYDDENWGINILGSIEQFQIYSGPGLFNNANSPTLSRTVAGTVQLPISYNLSEQFQVTFTPAVNIFSDSLNSIPFYGTVFSLGLGANWRVSEQLSLFGNTIVPLSGGNSINTSREISKTPIWSFGANYAFSKAVGFELSLTNSFGGTPATGILTLPTAANEILLGAQFKIAPLAKEIYHVDYTDRQKRLLFDWFTLTTPYVFPTDDFGIRFTADTGGSIGGGIFYSVLQNFQMELLLSSIGGFDTQSVIDSSQGTATQWRLGGKLLFLNQADGDPLSISGRLTGGRDISEAEQGYFMLEFPFMYEVNNQLALLFSPKAAITGGKTPVGLGLGANYQISPAIQLIAEVTPLVTGERLVWSAGLRLFPLENLGIDLIGTNATSQLDLGELLAEPGTRFSAGIQWRFGQGSSK is encoded by the coding sequence ATGACTTTTAACAAACCAGCTCAAATGCTTGGTCTTCTAGGAACATGGTTGATGCTCGGAGGTTGGAGTAGCGACACGGATCACCATAGTATCAGTTCTCCGCCGGCTTTGGCTGACCTATCATTAGTCCCTAACGAAAAAATTCCCCCTATCTTCACTCCAAACAACTATTACAGCTCGACTACTTCTCTTTCTCTAGCCACCCTGCTTAGCCAACGTCCCAGTCTATCAGGCGATCGTTCCATTTTAATTGTCGAAGAAGAGGAGGATAATTTTGCTGTTCTCCAAGCCGTTACCCTCACCATTGATAACGTAATTTTGCACATTAACGGGCAACAAACTGCCGCCGAGCTAACCCTAGATTCCCGCACCAATCGTTTAGCTCTGGTGGTAGAAGGAGTGAAATTAGCCGATTCCATCCCCATCAACCAGGACAATGCCGGCCCCGATGGTACTCTGATGAAACGTCGCCTCAAAATTAAGCAATTAGACCGGGGTGTGGTGGAAGTTAGTCTTAATGCTCAGGAACAGAGTTGGGCTGTCCGCTTCCATAGCCAAGGTTTGCTCCTAGCTCCCACAGCGATCGCAAGCACCGGGGAAACCTTAGAAGTTAGAGAAGAGGTCAGTCAAGGGGAATTATCCACTGAAGAAACTTTAATGGTTTCTGAGGCAACGACGATCGGCGGAGAAACAGAAGCAACAAGTGTGGAGACAACTGTTACTGAATCTGCCCAGAATGCGGCCACAGAAGAATCTTCTGGGCTTAACCAAACCAATGAACTTGACATTGTTACTGGCCCCATTGAGCCAACAACTTCTTCTGAAGTAAGTACCACGGAAGTTCTAGCAACACAGATAGAAAACAATGGTAGTCAAGAAAAAGTAGAAGTAGTTCAAACTGATCAAATAGAAGCACCAGAAGTCAACATCACAGAAACCGAAACCCTGGATACTGTTGAATTTGTCCAAGAGGAAATGGTAGAAGAATCTACCCCAGAAGAATCTGAAATTACCACGCCTTTATTGCGTCAACCCTTAAGAATATTAAACCTGCCCACCGCTAACCAGCTTTTGCAAGGACAAGTATTGGGCACATTTGGCCAAACCCAAACTTTTGGTGGGCCAGGCACGGGCAATCAAACCTACTTTATTTACGCTGATTGGGGACTCACTAACGACCTGCAGGTGGGTTGGTCCTTTATGTACAATGACGACCCCACCTACAATGCTGTCAATGGATCTTTTATTGAGCAGTTATATCAATCTACAGGTCCGAACCTAAAATACAACATTTACGACGATGAAAACTGGGGTATTAATATCCTAGGTTCCATTGAGCAGTTTCAAATTTACAGTGGTCCTGGACTATTCAATAATGCCAATTCTCCCACCTTGAGTAGAACTGTTGCCGGGACTGTACAACTCCCCATTTCCTATAACTTGAGCGAACAGTTTCAGGTTACTTTTACCCCGGCAGTTAATATTTTTTCTGATAGTCTCAATAGCATTCCCTTTTACGGCACAGTCTTTAGCCTCGGATTAGGGGCAAATTGGCGTGTTTCCGAACAGCTTTCTCTTTTTGGTAATACTATAGTCCCATTGTCCGGAGGCAATTCTATCAACACATCCAGGGAAATATCCAAAACTCCCATTTGGTCTTTTGGTGCCAATTATGCCTTTAGTAAAGCCGTCGGTTTTGAGTTGAGCTTAACCAACTCCTTTGGGGGTACCCCGGCAACTGGTATTTTAACTTTACCCACCGCCGCTAATGAAATTCTGTTAGGAGCCCAGTTCAAGATAGCCCCCCTTGCCAAAGAAATTTATCATGTTGACTATACCGACCGACAAAAAAGATTACTGTTCGACTGGTTTACGCTAACAACTCCCTATGTTTTTCCCACCGATGATTTTGGCATACGTTTTACAGCGGATACGGGGGGTAGTATAGGGGGAGGAATTTTTTACAGCGTACTGCAAAATTTCCAAATGGAGTTGCTCCTTTCTTCCATTGGTGGTTTTGACACCCAATCAGTTATAGACTCATCCCAGGGAACAGCGACCCAATGGCGTTTAGGGGGCAAGCTTTTATTTTTAAACCAAGCCGATGGGGATCCCCTCTCAATCAGTGGCCGTTTGACTGGTGGTCGTGATATCAGTGAAGCAGAACAAGGATATTTTATGCTTGAATTTCCCTTTATGTATGAAGTCAATAATCAATTAGCTTTGCTATTTTCTCCCAAGGCTGCAATTACTGGTGGCAAAACTCCGGTGGGTTTGGGGTTAGGGGCGAATTATCAGATTTCCCCTGCCATACAACTAATTGCGGAAGTGACTCCCCTTGTGACTGGTGAAAGACTGGTATGGTCAGCCGGTTTAAGACTATTCCCTTTGGAAAACTTGGGGATCGATTTAATAGGCACCAATGCCACCAGTCAACTTGATTTAGGAGAATTACTGGCGGAGCCGGGCACCCGCTTCTCCGCAGGCATACAATGGCGCTTTGGACAGGGCTCTAGTAAATAG
- a CDS encoding DUF3685 domain-containing protein, which produces MSESPLTIVIVDEDPVFRLGLITVLGRETGVQVLGEGDTLDDLRQQLETLIPSILLIDPQFPRRSQSGWPLLRQLSSAYPQVKICLLTASLEYDQLLAAKTQGVTAYFPKGTAIADLVTGLKQVHGGQTCWPSLQTVNAPPLSLWERLIWPLFRNGLGQIEQSLQQVQESLQVPSLSDFDRLFWQGRQRELKFAQWLVRHLLPHRLKIWHKATNVLTAPPTALPTPSPRRSGVRAITLRPPGNLSALGQILRQMPLQVENLTPIPLELDILQPLKRQELLSLGQQQLETTIKELQALRITPAQLPDNCLSIVGEMWRSLSLTFFGKYCQPKSEFSLEQIQSLLEVYQPIICREKLVKIPFVVSLFHHLLFGEPLVVNQKAYPLGSTEAQQYSDLYAQNLVIQLANSTMVFILNYFADHEAIKLALYEYSMLSSRQVARFRNDLAWYYQFSRYWLNPKQIFESQHTLLYLTPAGIVATQVYAPRQQELTQLRAVPWFVTIVLECRDALSPRVRSVIEFVGNGVVFLLTQVVGRAIGLVGKGIIQGIGNTWQESRSQQKRSN; this is translated from the coding sequence GTGAGTGAATCTCCCTTAACGATTGTCATTGTTGATGAGGATCCTGTCTTTCGCCTCGGATTGATCACCGTTCTGGGAAGGGAGACTGGTGTGCAGGTGCTGGGGGAGGGGGACACCCTCGATGATCTACGGCAACAGTTGGAAACCCTGATTCCCAGTATTTTACTGATCGATCCCCAGTTTCCCCGCCGTTCCCAATCTGGCTGGCCCCTGCTACGACAATTGAGCTCTGCCTATCCCCAGGTGAAAATTTGTTTGCTCACCGCTAGTTTGGAATACGATCAACTACTGGCGGCCAAAACCCAAGGTGTTACAGCTTATTTTCCCAAAGGAACGGCGATCGCCGACTTGGTGACGGGTTTAAAACAAGTCCATGGCGGCCAAACCTGCTGGCCTAGTTTGCAAACTGTCAACGCGCCCCCCTTGAGTTTGTGGGAAAGGCTGATCTGGCCTCTGTTCCGGAACGGGCTAGGACAAATCGAGCAAAGCCTCCAACAAGTCCAGGAGAGTTTACAAGTACCATCCCTATCGGACTTTGACCGACTATTTTGGCAGGGCAGACAAAGGGAGCTTAAATTTGCCCAGTGGTTAGTGCGGCATTTATTACCCCATCGCCTCAAAATCTGGCATAAAGCTACTAATGTTCTGACTGCCCCCCCCACCGCCTTACCAACCCCTAGTCCCCGCCGCTCTGGAGTTAGGGCCATTACCCTCCGTCCCCCTGGTAACCTCAGTGCCCTGGGGCAAATTCTCCGACAAATGCCCCTACAGGTGGAAAATCTCACCCCTATCCCCCTGGAATTGGACATTCTTCAGCCCCTCAAACGCCAGGAACTCCTTTCTCTGGGGCAACAACAATTGGAAACCACCATCAAGGAACTCCAAGCCCTACGGATTACCCCGGCCCAGCTACCGGACAATTGTTTATCCATTGTGGGGGAAATGTGGCGTTCTTTAAGCCTGACATTTTTTGGTAAATACTGTCAGCCCAAAAGCGAGTTTAGCCTTGAGCAAATCCAGTCTTTATTGGAAGTTTACCAGCCCATTATTTGCCGGGAAAAATTGGTTAAAATTCCCTTTGTCGTGTCCTTGTTTCACCATCTTCTTTTCGGCGAGCCCCTGGTGGTTAATCAAAAGGCATACCCCTTAGGATCCACGGAAGCGCAACAATATAGTGACCTATACGCCCAGAATTTAGTTATTCAATTGGCTAACAGCACCATGGTTTTCATTTTGAACTATTTTGCTGACCATGAAGCCATCAAACTTGCCCTTTATGAATACTCCATGCTTTCCTCCCGGCAAGTAGCCCGGTTCCGCAACGATTTAGCTTGGTACTATCAATTTAGCCGCTACTGGCTTAATCCCAAACAAATTTTTGAAAGTCAACATACTCTGTTGTATCTCACCCCCGCCGGGATTGTGGCCACCCAGGTTTATGCTCCTCGGCAACAGGAATTAACCCAACTAAGGGCAGTACCTTGGTTTGTCACCATTGTCCTAGAATGTCGTGATGCCCTTTCTCCCCGTGTCAGATCGGTGATTGAATTTGTGGGTAACGGTGTGGTATTTTTGCTGACCCAAGTGGTTGGCCGGGCGATCGGGTTGGTGGGGAAAGGCATTATCCAGGGCATTGGCAATACCTGGCAGGAGAGCCGCAGTCAACAAAAGCGTTCTAACTGA
- the argJ gene encoding bifunctional ornithine acetyltransferase/N-acetylglutamate synthase gives MWQAFPMADWQVIEGNITAPKGFKAAGITAGLKPSGSPDLTLIYSETEAIAAGVFTTSQVRAACVDYCRQRLQAKASARAILVNSGQANAGTGKQGWDDAVESAQLLAQGLNISPESILLASTGVIGQRIKMEQLRQGITPLIQSLAPNGGDKAAKAIMTTDLVPKTIALETEIDGRPVRMGGIAKGSGMIHPNMATMLAFVTCDAAVSTALWQQMLSRATQKTFNQVTVDGDTSTNDSLFALANGESRTAAITEMGPNAEKLEAMLTAVCQYLAKAIARDGEGATCLIEIQVTGAPDDQGARAVARTIAGSSLVKSAIFGRDPNWGRIAGAAGRAGVKFDQNNLRIKLGDYVLMDQGQPLTFDRSAASNYLKQAAAGAYLQQDTVLIQVDLGTGSGQGTAWGCDLSYDYVRINADYTT, from the coding sequence ATGTGGCAGGCTTTTCCTATGGCTGACTGGCAGGTAATTGAGGGCAACATCACCGCCCCCAAAGGTTTTAAGGCGGCAGGCATCACGGCGGGACTAAAACCGTCCGGTTCCCCGGATTTAACCCTGATTTACTCCGAAACTGAGGCGATCGCCGCCGGAGTTTTTACCACCAGTCAAGTGCGGGCGGCCTGTGTGGACTATTGCCGTCAACGGTTACAAGCCAAGGCCAGTGCCAGGGCTATTTTGGTGAATTCTGGGCAAGCCAATGCCGGCACCGGCAAACAGGGCTGGGATGATGCGGTGGAATCGGCCCAACTTTTGGCCCAGGGACTGAACATTTCCCCCGAAAGTATTCTACTGGCTTCCACTGGAGTCATTGGCCAACGGATCAAAATGGAGCAGTTACGCCAGGGCATTACGCCGTTAATCCAATCCCTTGCCCCCAACGGCGGAGACAAGGCAGCGAAAGCCATTATGACCACAGATTTGGTGCCCAAAACCATCGCCCTGGAAACGGAAATTGACGGTCGGCCCGTAAGGATGGGGGGCATTGCCAAGGGATCCGGCATGATTCACCCCAACATGGCCACCATGCTGGCCTTTGTCACCTGTGATGCGGCAGTTTCCACTGCCCTCTGGCAACAGATGCTGAGCCGAGCCACCCAAAAAACCTTTAACCAAGTGACGGTGGATGGAGACACTAGTACCAACGATAGTTTATTTGCCTTAGCCAATGGGGAATCCCGCACTGCCGCCATTACGGAAATGGGGCCCAACGCTGAGAAGCTAGAAGCCATGCTCACCGCTGTTTGCCAATATTTGGCCAAGGCGATCGCCAGGGATGGAGAAGGGGCCACCTGCTTGATCGAAATTCAAGTGACGGGCGCCCCCGACGACCAAGGGGCTAGGGCCGTGGCCAGAACCATTGCCGGCTCCTCTTTGGTTAAATCTGCTATTTTTGGCCGGGATCCCAACTGGGGCCGCATTGCCGGAGCAGCGGGGCGAGCCGGAGTCAAGTTTGACCAAAATAATCTACGGATTAAATTAGGGGATTACGTTCTTATGGATCAGGGACAACCCTTAACTTTTGACCGTTCCGCCGCTAGTAATTACCTCAAGCAGGCCGCCGCTGGCGCTTATCTACAGCAGGACACAGTGCTAATTCAAGTGGATCTGGGCACAGGTTCGGGACAGGGGACCGCCTGGGGTTGTGATTTGAGCTACGACTATGTACGGATCAATGCGGATTACACGACCTGA
- a CDS encoding tetratricopeptide repeat protein, with the protein MICFPRPLFLSLTAIATVSFCALGSGLGGVLPSQAALTPPFIAQERDSAVAIEQKLLEGFTELENGSPLKAIAIFTQVIDTDGQNADAYNLRGVAYMVIEQYTEALADFDQAIALSPNDPAIYFNRANVHGVLNNYQGAIDDCGQGILLDPQDVDLLICRGQAQLGLEQPRQAIPDFDRAIELDPRSEEAHYFRGLSYTMVGNYERALADLNRTIRLNPSNADAFILRAGIRSEQGAVEESLEDMIQAINLLDRQGELEKAAEIRQLLGY; encoded by the coding sequence ATGATTTGCTTTCCCCGTCCCCTTTTCCTTTCCCTAACGGCGATCGCCACCGTTAGTTTCTGTGCCTTGGGTTCTGGCCTAGGGGGAGTTTTACCTAGTCAGGCGGCCCTGACTCCTCCGTTCATTGCTCAGGAAAGGGATTCCGCCGTTGCCATAGAACAAAAGTTGTTGGAGGGATTTACGGAACTGGAAAATGGTTCCCCCCTCAAGGCGATCGCCATTTTTACCCAGGTGATCGACACTGATGGCCAGAATGCCGATGCCTATAATTTGCGGGGGGTAGCATATATGGTGATCGAACAGTACACAGAGGCCCTGGCGGACTTTGACCAGGCCATTGCCCTGAGCCCTAACGATCCAGCCATTTATTTCAATCGGGCTAACGTCCATGGAGTACTGAATAATTACCAAGGGGCGATCGATGATTGCGGCCAGGGAATTTTGCTTGATCCCCAGGATGTAGATCTCTTGATCTGTCGAGGCCAAGCTCAATTGGGGTTAGAGCAACCCCGCCAGGCCATTCCTGATTTTGACCGGGCCATAGAGCTTGATCCCCGTTCTGAAGAGGCCCATTATTTTCGCGGACTCTCATATACCATGGTGGGTAATTACGAACGGGCTTTGGCCGATTTGAACCGTACCATTCGCCTCAATCCCTCCAATGCCGATGCGTTCATTCTCCGGGCCGGTATCCGGTCGGAACAGGGAGCAGTAGAGGAATCCCTGGAGGACATGATTCAAGCAATTAATTTGCTCGATCGCCAGGGGGAATTGGAAAAGGCCGCCGAAATTCGCCAATTATTGGGCTATTGA
- a CDS encoding ABC transporter ATP-binding protein, whose translation MTVAQSSPVACLSPEPSVLTVQDVGKSFRGQSTPVLRKISFNLAPGEILGLLGPSGCGKTTLLRIIAGFEAPTSGTVHLEGDCVSGEHGLTPPEQRQTGMVFQDYALFPHLTIADNIAFGLRHKSQKLNRQQIQGRVGEVLHLVGLTGLEKRYPHELSGGQQQRIALARALAPKPNLILLDEPLSNLDVQVRQRLRHEIRHILKATGTAAIFVTHDQEEAMAISDRIGVMYRGNLEQIGTPEEIYRSPASRFVAEFVTQANFVPAQRQGELWATEFGQWPLTFQGIQPELPSAGELMLREEELELSPASDGPVIIRDRQFLGREYRYCLETAAGLQIHARTSLQTAIPVGSRVNLTPTNPCPPLFAQV comes from the coding sequence ATGACAGTCGCCCAATCTTCTCCCGTTGCCTGCCTTTCCCCAGAACCCTCCGTTTTAACGGTACAGGACGTAGGCAAAAGTTTTCGAGGGCAATCAACTCCAGTACTCCGGAAAATCAGCTTTAATCTGGCACCGGGGGAAATTCTGGGACTATTGGGGCCGTCGGGCTGTGGCAAGACAACTTTGTTGAGAATTATTGCAGGTTTTGAAGCCCCCACCAGTGGCACCGTTCATTTGGAGGGGGACTGTGTTTCTGGAGAACATGGGCTTACTCCCCCAGAACAGCGTCAAACGGGCATGGTCTTTCAGGATTACGCCTTGTTTCCTCACCTCACCATTGCCGATAATATCGCCTTTGGTCTACGCCACAAATCCCAAAAGCTGAACCGTCAACAAATCCAAGGTCGGGTGGGGGAAGTGCTCCACTTAGTGGGATTAACGGGACTGGAAAAACGCTATCCCCACGAACTGTCCGGTGGTCAGCAACAGCGCATTGCCCTGGCCCGGGCCCTGGCCCCCAAACCCAATTTGATTTTGTTGGATGAACCCCTCAGTAATCTAGACGTACAGGTGCGCCAAAGGCTACGACACGAAATTCGCCATATTCTCAAAGCCACCGGCACTGCCGCTATTTTTGTTACCCACGACCAGGAAGAAGCCATGGCTATTTCTGATCGCATTGGTGTGATGTATCGAGGTAACTTGGAGCAAATTGGCACCCCCGAGGAGATTTATCGATCGCCTGCTTCCCGTTTTGTGGCGGAATTTGTCACCCAAGCCAATTTCGTTCCGGCTCAACGCCAAGGGGAACTGTGGGCCACGGAGTTTGGCCAATGGCCTTTAACTTTCCAAGGCATTCAGCCCGAATTGCCCTCAGCGGGGGAACTGATGTTGAGGGAAGAAGAACTGGAACTGAGCCCCGCCAGTGATGGCCCCGTGATCATCCGCGATCGCCAATTTTTGGGCCGGGAATATCGCTACTGTTTGGAAACCGCCGCCGGTCTTCAAATCCATGCCCGTACTTCCTTGCAAACGGCGATTCCGGTGGGCAGTAGGGTAAATTTAACGCCCACCAATCCCTGTCCCCCCCTATTTGCCCAGGTCTGA
- the der gene encoding ribosome biogenesis GTPase Der: MSLPIVAIIGRPNVGKSTFVNRLAGNQQAIVHDQPGITRDRTYRPAFWRDRDFQVVDTGGLVFNDDSEFLPEIREQANLALAEAKAAIFVVDGQQGPTASDEEIAQWLRQQSVPVILAVNKCESPDQGAIQAAEFWHLGLGEPYPMSAIHGSGTGDLLDALLDYLPPTQEEQEEDEIKVAIVGRPNVGKSSLLNALTGEQRAIVSPISGTTRDAIDMVVERNGQKYRLIDTAGIRRKKNVDYGAEFFGINRAFKAIRRADVVLFVLDVLDGVTEQDLKLAGRIIEDGRAVVLVINKWDAVEKDSYTIYEHREQLMARLYFMDWAEMIFVSAQSGLRVQKILDCVDIAAQEHRRRVTTAVINEVLEEAVSWHSPPTTRQGKQGKIYYGTQVSTQPPAIALFVNDPNRFNDNYRRYIEKQFRKQLGFFGSPIRLFWRGKKVREMEGSRNRATKV, encoded by the coding sequence ATGTCCCTTCCCATCGTCGCCATTATCGGCCGCCCCAATGTGGGTAAATCCACCTTCGTTAATCGTTTAGCCGGCAACCAACAAGCCATTGTTCATGACCAGCCAGGCATCACCAGGGATCGTACCTATCGTCCAGCTTTTTGGCGAGACCGGGATTTCCAAGTGGTGGATACGGGGGGGTTAGTGTTCAACGATGACAGCGAATTTTTACCCGAAATTCGAGAACAGGCTAACCTGGCTCTAGCGGAAGCGAAAGCGGCCATTTTTGTGGTGGATGGACAACAGGGTCCCACCGCCAGCGACGAAGAAATTGCCCAGTGGCTCCGGCAACAATCTGTCCCGGTCATTTTAGCGGTTAATAAGTGCGAATCCCCTGACCAGGGTGCTATTCAAGCCGCGGAATTTTGGCATTTGGGGCTGGGGGAACCCTATCCCATGTCGGCGATCCACGGCAGTGGCACAGGAGATTTACTCGATGCCCTGTTGGACTATTTGCCACCCACCCAGGAAGAGCAGGAGGAAGATGAGATCAAAGTGGCGATCGTCGGCCGTCCCAACGTGGGTAAATCCAGTTTGCTCAATGCCCTGACTGGAGAACAACGGGCCATTGTCAGCCCCATTTCCGGCACCACCAGGGACGCCATCGATATGGTGGTGGAACGCAACGGCCAAAAATATCGCCTGATTGACACTGCAGGCATTCGGCGAAAAAAGAATGTGGACTATGGCGCGGAATTTTTTGGCATCAACCGGGCATTTAAGGCTATTCGCCGGGCCGATGTGGTCCTATTTGTGTTGGATGTTTTGGATGGGGTAACAGAACAGGATTTGAAATTAGCGGGGCGCATCATTGAAGATGGCAGGGCGGTTGTACTAGTGATCAATAAATGGGATGCGGTGGAAAAAGATTCCTACACCATCTACGAGCACCGGGAACAGTTGATGGCTCGGCTTTATTTCATGGATTGGGCAGAAATGATCTTTGTCAGTGCCCAATCCGGCCTAAGGGTGCAAAAAATCCTTGATTGTGTGGATATTGCCGCCCAGGAACATCGTCGTCGGGTCACCACTGCTGTGATCAATGAAGTGTTGGAGGAAGCTGTTAGTTGGCATTCTCCCCCCACCACTCGTCAGGGTAAGCAGGGCAAAATTTATTACGGCACCCAGGTTTCTACCCAACCACCGGCGATCGCCTTATTTGTTAACGATCCCAACCGGTTTAATGACAATTACCGCCGCTACATTGAAAAGCAATTCCGTAAACAACTGGGTTTTTTCGGTTCCCCCATTCGATTATTCTGGCGCGGTAAAAAAGTAAGGGAAATGGAGGGTAGTCGCAACCGTGCTACCAAGGTCTAG
- a CDS encoding AGE family epimerase/isomerase, producing the protein MIAHRRQELAQQYHQALHQDVLPFWEKYSLDRQGGGYFTCLDRQGQVFDTDKFIWLQNRQVWQFAVFYNRLKPRPQWLEIARHGADFLARHGRDQDGNWYFALDQEGRPLRQPYNVFSDCFAAMAFSQYALASGAEEAKAIALQAYNNVLRRQHNPKGQYEKSYPGTRPLKSLAVPMILANLTLEMEWLLPPATVAEVLDQTVKEVMTDFLDPELGLMREAVTPSGEFVDSFEGRLLNPGHGIEAMWFMMDIAQRSGDRQLQEQAIEVVLNTLEYAWDEEFGGIFYFLDRQGHPPQQLEWDQKLWWVHLETLVALAKGHQATGQEKCWQWFERVHDYSWSHFADPKYGEWFGYLNRRGEVLLNLKGGKWKGCFHVPRALWLCAETLQLPLG; encoded by the coding sequence ATGATTGCCCATCGCCGTCAGGAGCTAGCCCAGCAATATCACCAGGCCCTACACCAGGACGTGTTGCCCTTTTGGGAAAAATATTCCCTCGATCGCCAGGGGGGAGGTTACTTTACCTGCCTAGATCGTCAAGGCCAGGTTTTTGACACAGATAAATTCATTTGGTTACAAAACCGTCAGGTATGGCAATTTGCCGTTTTTTATAACCGTTTGAAACCAAGACCCCAATGGTTAGAAATTGCCCGCCACGGTGCTGATTTTTTAGCTCGCCATGGCCGAGATCAGGACGGTAATTGGTATTTTGCTTTGGATCAGGAAGGCAGACCCCTGCGGCAACCCTATAACGTTTTTTCTGATTGCTTCGCCGCCATGGCCTTTAGTCAATATGCCCTAGCTAGTGGGGCGGAGGAAGCCAAAGCCATTGCCCTGCAAGCCTACAACAACGTTCTACGGCGTCAGCACAATCCCAAAGGCCAATACGAAAAGTCCTACCCTGGTACCAGGCCCCTCAAATCCCTGGCGGTGCCGATGATTTTAGCCAACCTCACCCTAGAGATGGAATGGTTATTGCCCCCCGCTACAGTGGCAGAAGTTTTGGACCAAACCGTCAAAGAAGTGATGACAGATTTCCTCGACCCGGAACTAGGATTGATGCGGGAAGCCGTGACCCCCAGCGGAGAATTTGTCGATAGCTTTGAAGGGCGTTTGCTCAACCCAGGCCACGGTATTGAAGCCATGTGGTTCATGATGGACATTGCCCAACGCTCCGGCGATCGCCAGCTACAGGAGCAAGCCATTGAAGTGGTGTTGAACACCCTGGAATATGCCTGGGATGAAGAATTTGGTGGCATATTCTATTTCCTCGACCGCCAGGGCCATCCTCCCCAACAACTGGAATGGGACCAAAAGCTCTGGTGGGTACATCTGGAAACCCTGGTTGCCCTAGCCAAGGGTCACCAAGCCACTGGCCAAGAAAAATGCTGGCAATGGTTTGAGCGGGTCCATGATTACTCCTGGAGTCATTTCGCCGATCCTAAGTATGGAGAATGGTTTGGCTACCTGAATCGCCGCGGAGAGGTGTTACTCAACCTCAAGGGCGGTAAATGGAAAGGCTGTTTCCACGTGCCCCGAGCTCTGTGGCTCTGTGCCGAAACCCTCCAACTTCCGCTTGGTTAA
- a CDS encoding secondary thiamine-phosphate synthase enzyme YjbQ: MISSASTFGQHQEILAIATQGKSLHNFTSKIQAVVQHSGIKTGLCTVFVRHTSASLIIQENADPDVLTDLAIFFAQLVPEDGRRYRHSTEGLDDMPAHIRSVLTKTSEQIPIVNGRLGLGTWQGVFLWEHRQRPHQREVIVHVSGKV; the protein is encoded by the coding sequence ATGATTTCCTCTGCCTCTACTTTTGGTCAACATCAAGAAATTTTAGCTATTGCCACCCAGGGCAAAAGTCTCCATAATTTCACTAGTAAAATTCAGGCGGTGGTGCAACATTCTGGCATTAAAACAGGACTTTGCACCGTATTTGTACGCCATACTTCCGCCTCGTTAATTATCCAAGAAAATGCTGATCCCGATGTATTGACAGATCTGGCCATTTTCTTTGCCCAATTGGTGCCGGAGGATGGCCGTCGTTACCGCCATAGCACGGAGGGTTTGGACGATATGCCTGCCCATATCCGGTCTGTGTTAACTAAAACCAGTGAGCAAATTCCCATTGTCAATGGTCGTTTAGGCTTGGGAACCTGGCAAGGAGTTTTTCTCTGGGAGCATCGGCAACGGCCCCATCAACGGGAAGTAATTGTCCACGTCAGCGGTAAGGTTTAA